A section of the Oryzias melastigma strain HK-1 linkage group LG14, ASM292280v2, whole genome shotgun sequence genome encodes:
- the kctd16b gene encoding BTB/POZ domain-containing protein KCTD16b isoform X2: MTETMALSVNCRTNPKEQASVQNSFPDVVELNVGGQVYYTRHATLVSTPNSLLGKLFSSKKDACNDLARDPKGRYFIDRDGFLFRYVLDYLRDKQVVLPDHFPEKGRLRKEAEYFQLPDLVKLLTSEDAKFSPDDYILSDYEDGSQGSDHRQCPPPSLVPADRKSGYITVGYRGSCTAGRESQTDAKFRRVPRILICGRVALAKEVFGETLNESRDPDRTPDRYTSRFYLKFKHLERAFDMLSECGFQMVACNSSVTASFVNQHTEDKNWSSYTEYVFYLEMSQ; the protein is encoded by the coding sequence ATGACAGAAACGATGGCGCTGAGTGTGAATTGCAGGACTAACCCCAAAGAGCAGGCGTCCGTCCAGAACAGCTTCCCAGATGTGGTGGAGTTGAACGTGGGAGGGCAGGTGTACTACACGCGTCACGCAACTTTGGTGAGCACCCCCAATTCATTACTAGGCAAGTTATTTTCCTCCAAAAAAGACGCATGTAATGATTTAGCCAGGGACCCCAAGGGTCGCTACTTCATCGACAGGGATGGCTTTTTGTTCCGATACGTGCTGGACTACCTCCGGGACAAGCAGGTCGTCCTGCCGGACCACTTCCCGGAAAAAGGGAGGCTCAGGAAGGAGGCTGAGTACTTCCAGCTGCCCGATTTGGTGAAGCTCCTGACCTCTGAGGATGCCAAGTTCAGCCCGGATGATTACATCCTCAGTGACTATGAGGATGGCTCGCAGGGCAGCGACCACCGGCAGTGCCCCCCGCCCTCGCTCGTCCCCGCGGACAGAAAGAGCGGCTACATCACGGTGGGGTACCGGGGGTCGTGCACCGCGGGCCGGGAGAGCCAAACCGACGCCAAATTCAGGAGGGTGCCCCGGATACTTATATGCGGAAGGGTGGCCCTGGCCAAAGAGGTGTTTGGGGAGACTCTGAACGAGAGCCGGGACCCGGACAGGACGCCGGATCGCTACACCTCCCGGTTTTACCTGAAGTTCAAACACCTGGAGAGAGCGTTCGACATGCTGTCGGAGTGCGGCTTCCAGATGGTGGCGTGCAACTCCTCCGTCACAGCCTCGTTTGTCAACCAGCACACCGAGGACAAAAACTGGTCCAGCTACACTGAATACGTCTTCTACC